The region GGTACGATCCAACTCGTTGTTCGTTTGTAGTCCAAGAATCAAACATGATTTTTGGAGAAAAAAGTTCAATCCCGTAAAATCCAAACCTCAGCTAATGAAACGTTCACCCTACAATGTCTTCCTCTCgagccaaaaagaaaatgaaactgTGGCACCCAACATTTCATTTCAAACCAAACGAAAAAAAAACTACTTGAATCCCTCCCCTACCCCACCCCTCGAATTTCCGGGCATCCCACGTCAAACCGTCATGACTTAACAAAAGAATGCACAAAAGCCTAGAAAAAGAATGAGCGAAATTCACAAAAAATATACTAGTGACTGGGGACATGGGACCGGAAAGGGATCACAGATAGGGGTTCAAGCAAGCACTGCCCGATGGATTTGTCTCTGTTACCGTCCCGACATGATGGTCGGCAAAAGTTTATTAACGGCTTACCACTAACCGTCTTCTTTTTGTAATGCAAGAACTACACATGAATTTCGGAGAAAAAAGTTCTATCCCACCCAAACCTCGGGCACTGAAACGTCCTACAATGTCTTCCTCAAGCCAAGTAGAAGATGGCATCATGGCACTCAACATTTCATTTCAAATCGAAGGGAGAAGAGTGCTTTGTTCGGAGCCGGTCTCCATTTCCCTCCCAAAAACGCCCTGGCGGCACCATCGCTGCTCACACACACTGAAAGGCCCCGACTATGAACGCAAAAACTTAATATAACCACGCCTGCTTCCCCTCCACCCCCCCACCTCCTCCCCACCGTCGCGAACCAGAATTCCTTACGCCCAACCCAAACCCCGCACCGCCGGAGCCCCGAATCCACCCCGCCGATCCGCCCCGAACCCTAGGGATCCGCCCTGATCCGCCGCGGCGCCGGCCCCGGCCCCTCTGCGCCGCAAACCCTAGGGATCCGCGGAGCCTCCGCCGGCGGCGGGGCTCctccgcggcggcggcttcggcatgGCGGACCTGGTGGGGAGGGCGGTGAGGAAGGCGTTCCCGGGGTTCGGGGTCTTCTCCGGCGTCGTGGAGTCGTACGACGCCGAGGCCGGGTACTTCCGCGTGCTCTACGAGGACGGCGACTCCGAGGAGATCGACGGGGACGAGATGGGCTCCATCCTCGTGGGCGCGCCCATGCCGCCGCAGCCGGAGACTCCCGGAGGTTCCGCCGGGAAGCGGCCTAAGAAGCGGAGGCGCGGGGACGGGGAGTCCCCGCAGGGGGACGTTTCGGTGGTGGCCGAGGCCGTGGATGGAGATGGACTGGCAAACGGGCCCGTGCCTGTGCTTGCAACGCCGGCGAAGGGGGGAGGAGGGGGTGGGGAAAATGGGGAGTCCATGGCGGAGACGGCGGGGAAGAAGCGGAAGGTTGGCCCTAGCCCAGTTCGTCGGAGCGCGAGGCAAGCGAAGGCCGCGGCATTGGCGGCTGAAATGGAGGCTGCCGCTAATGTTGCCGCTGCTGCCGAGGCTGCCGAGACTTCATCCGCCGAGGATGTGGCTCCGGATCCGATTGCTGCTACGCCGCAGCAGTCTGGGAGGAAGCGTCAGCGTGCAAATGGGAGCGGTCGGTCTCGCGCAGTCGCGAGGGATTTAGAGGATGCTGCGCTGGATAGGCTGCTGCAAAAGCCGAACCTGCCACCGTCGTCGCAGGGCCTGAATTTGGAAGGCCTCCCTGTTATGGATGTCTTTCAAGTCTACTCCTGCTTGAGATCATTTAGCAAGCAGCTTTTCCTAAGCCCGTTTGCACTGGAGACATTTGTCGCAGCGCTGCGGTGTAAGCACGTGAACCCCTTGATAGACTGGGTGCATTTTGCTTTGCTCCGCTCTCTGAAGAACCACTTACAAGATCTGGCCCATGAAGGAGACCCTCCAGCAATACACTGTATTAGGTAAGAGTCTTCGATTCCCTGTTTTATTATAGGCTTACAGGTTTTAGTTTGTGAGAGACTCGTCTTTTAATCATCTACTGTTTTTAATTGCATAGGAATCTTAACTGGGAACTCTTAGACCTAGCAACTTGGCCAATCTATCTTGCCGAGTACTTACTGACTCGTGGTTCAGAACTGAGGTATGGTATGAAGCTTACAGATCTAAAGCTGTTAGATACAGAGTACTATTGGCAGCCAGCAACAGTAAAACTCGAGCTACTACGCTCACTCTGCGATGATGTTATTGAGATTGAGGCTATACGTGCTGAACTTGGTTTAAGGATGTCTGAGTTTGATGGAAATGATGAGGGCAGTAGAGCTACTGGTtcaagaagaaaaaagagaggttCTTCTGTCATGGCCCTAGCAGATTCTTCTCAGCCTCCAGAAGGCTCTGATGATATGGATGATGGTAACAGTGACGAATGTTATCTGTGTGGTATGGATGGCAACCTGTTATGCTGCGATGGCTGTCCTTCAGCTTTTCACTCAAAATGTGTGGGGGTGGTGGAGGACCTATTGCCTGAAGGAGAATGGCATTGTCCCGAGTGTTCGATGCAGAAGTACAACGGATCCAGAAATATGGCAAAGCTTGTCAGAGGAGCAGAGGTTCTGGGAAGTGATCCACATGGACGACTATACTTTGGCACCTGCGGCTATCTTTTGGTGTAAGTCAGTATAGACTTCCTCCTTTGGTCTTATGTGTATATCTTTCTGAGAGTTCCTTTGCTCTGCTGTCATTGTTTAGGCTTCCTAATGACTAGTCAAAGTATTTGTCATAGTTTGTATGCTTGAGTACCATTCTGTGCTGATTGTACCATGCCATCATCCATCAATTGTTAGACTTTTGTGTCACAATTACATTCCCACATATGGTTTATGTTTCACTGTACATCTAGTTCCCATTCCCTTGTGCTTCATCTGCTTAATTTGTGCTGTTTATTTCTCCACAATGATCATCACACTAATTTCTTTTGTTGGCCACAGATCTCCCTGTGCTTTATTTGCCAGTGAGTTCTTATCGTGTCGATGAATATTGCTGTTGCTTGCAGTTTTTTCAGCTGTGCTTTCGTGCTGATATGGGTTCTCATTTTATTCTTTATTATAATAATAGGACAATTAACTATATAGTTTTGGGGATAAAGCAAGGGAACAACTGCAATACTCTGGTTTTGCAAGATTGAGTTTATTTCATTTTGTAGGCTCCGATCAAGGCTTCGCAGAAAAATGAGATACATATATTGCATAAGTGCGATGATTCGTTTTTCTTTGGAAATTGATCCTATATGTTTGCACTCCAGTTAAATGGTTGAATTTTGCATTAATAAATAAATGACCTTATGAACTTGCAGGGTTGATTCATGTGATCCAGACTCTCCATGCCATTATTATGGCCAGATGGATCTTCATTCCCTTATTACAGTGTTAACTCCATGTCATCCGTCTTACAATCCGATCCTAAATGTGATCTCTTTGTTTCGGGGTATTGCAACTGAAACATCTAATATTAACGGGCGATATGAGAACAGCAAGGAATGTAGTACCTCGGACCATGAAACAGACCACAGGCAGTCATCACTGAAACAACCTAGTGAGCATGTACAGTATACCGTAGAAAAGCATGGCTCTCAACAATTGGATACCGGGAAAATTTGCACCTCAAATTCAGATCAGGATGCCTCACACCAGAGTTATACCCTGAGACGTGCGTCAATTTCTCAAAACGGCAATGAAACTACTGCTAATGAGAAGCCCAATCAAACTCCACAACCTAATGCCTCTGGTGCCAACAAGGATAGCTGCAGTTCTAAGCAAGATGATGTTGGCTTACATGTTAATGGTTTGTCTGCAGAGGACCAGAAAGATGCATCACCTCAAAAAGAAGCAAGTAACTGCTGTCTCCGTTCTGGGAATGCTATGTATATAAACTACTACAGTTTCGGTCAAATAGCAGCATCAGCCGCTGGAGAGTTAAAGGACAAGCTTTTAGAGAATGAGGAAGGAAAGAAGCATGGCCCGGATGCAGTTTCTTTTCGGCTAAAAACAATATGTAAGAAATATGTTAATGTTTTTGCACTGACTGATCAAAAGTTATCTGTGGATCTCCTAAAGGAAAAATGTGGCTGGTGCAACTCCTGCCAAATCAGTGGTGGTAGTGATTGCATTTTCAGATTTACTGATGGTAAGTGTATGGAGAGTACTAAGCCATGTGCTGTTGGTCCTTTGTCAGAAAAGAACAAGGAAAGTCATATTGTCCTTGCTACACATAGCATGTTGTCAATTGAAAAACGCCTGAATGGTTTGCTGTCTGGTCCATGGCAAAATCCACAATATAGCATGTATTGGCGTAAGGCAGTTCTTATGGCTTCAGATGTATCATCACTGAAGCAGCCTCTTCTCACGGTATAACTTTTTGACGCTTTGTCCTTATTAAAGGCTTTATTATTTAATCTGCATGTACCAAACTCTCACATGATTATCTCCCAATACTCTGCAGTTAGAGTCCAGTCTGCGACGTGTTGCCTTCTCAGGAGAATGGCAAAAACCAGCAGACTCTGTTGAAGTTGTTGGGTCTGCAGCCCATATCTTGGTCCGTACATCTAATAAGTCTGCAGGTTATGCAATTGCTAGAAAGCCAGGGAGGAAGCCACTTGCTATTGAGCTCAAAGTCGACTTCCGTGATGTTGGTGTTTATTGGTGGAGGGGTGGAACACTGTCCCGTCAAGTGTTTCACTGGAAGAGGTTGCCTCAGTCATTGGCCTGCAAATCTGCTCGGCAAGGTTGTATCTCCAATCTTCTGTCAGTTTCCAGATACACTATTTTCCGATGTATTAAACCTTTGTGACCTTGTATGTCTCAGCGGGACGCAAGAAAATTCCCACCATAGTGTATCCCGATGGTTCACAATTTGCCAGGAGGTCCAAATACATAGCTTGGCGAGCCACTGTGGAAATGGCACAAAATGTGTCCCAGCTCATTTTGCAGGTAATATATTCTCTTTGTTTTGGGAAGTATCAATAAAATTGGGCCACTGAATTGTTCTTTATGTACCTTCAGATTAAAGAGCTTGAATTGAATATCAAGTGGACTGAGATATTGAGCACTCTCTCTTCTGCAATTGCAACAAAGGAAACCCAGAAAATAGCAAGGTTTTTCAAGAAAGTTATAATTCGCAGAAAACGTATAGAAGCAACGAATGTGGAATATCTACTtgattttggaaagagggagaatatTCCTCCTGTTGTTGCTAAACATGGAGTAAAATTTGAGGAGCCCTCTAGCGAGAGGAACAGGTACTGGTTGAGTGAAAGTCATGTCCCTTTGAGTCTTTTGAGGGCATATGAAGCCAAAGCAATAAATCGCTCACTTAAAAAGAAAGACAGCGAGGACAGCTCACCTAAAAAGAAGAAAGACACCAATGACCGCTCACGTAGAAAGAAGAAAGACACCGATGATCTTTCTAAGATGAGTGACTTCAGTCCTGAAAAGCCAAAAAGGTCAAGATCAGTGTTTGATGACCTCCTAGAGAAAGCACAAAAAGTAGAGGAAGCACAAAAACTAGAGGAAGCACAAAACCTCCTAGAGAAAGCACAAAAACTTCCCAGCAAGCTTTGCGGTCAGTGTTTCAAAACAGTAACTGCCAGGTATGTAATTAAGCCAGATGTTCTTCTATTCATTTAATTAGAGCAAGCAAGTCATTAATTAAAGCAAGCAAGTCATTAAATTTCATTGCAAAAGTGTCAGTTCTTTTTTCTTATCCACACTTATGTATTATAGTATCGATTCTGCCATGGTTCTTGTTCTTTGCATGTCTTGCTGATTAGTTACGCTGAGTCAGTTACACTTGCCTAACTATTCATCTCTACCTTTTGGATATAATTGTTCAGATAGTACTGTATTGTGTTTATCTGGCAATATCTAAAGAAAGTAAGAAATTTCTTGCATGACTAGGTTTTGCTATGCCTGTTATTAGTATTTGATTTCTGAAGTCTAGGTGATTATCTCCCTCCCTCCCTGAGTGTGTACCAACTTTTGTGGTATGTACAACTATTGCCAATCTAGCCGATGTTGATATTCCTGTACAAGCTACACAATTGAAATTGCTAATTATATTTGGCAAATACTTTGGCAAAAGTTATTGGTATAGGAATCAGCTTTTAGCATTTTGACTTCTCCTGCAAGGTCATATACTTTGCTTGAAAAAAAAATGAACTGAAACTGGAAGTACATTTCAGTAGCTTCTGCAGCTTGTTCTTAGTGTTGCTAATATATTCTCTGTTTTGTTGAATGGTACATTTTTTTGACTAGTTAtttgactatctccctctttttgtcttctgaaCAGGGAAGCTGTGAACTGCAAATATTGTGAAGGTATTTACAAATTGCAAATATGTcgacattattttcttgttacataTGTATCATTATAGTCCTTAAGACCGTCGAAGAAAATATATAGcccttattttttgtttttattgtGTATGGGATATGGCATTTTATTTTTTGTCGGGCCTTATGTATCTTCGTATGATGAAGAAAAAGTTAAATTGTTAGGAATTTTTTAGGTGATTCATCATCAAGTATTAAGTTTGGCCTTTTATTTCTAATATTGATGCTTGGAGTTATACTGGGACTCAGCTGCAATATTCTCTTGTTCTATGCAGCACTTTTCCATAGAAAACATTTCAACGTTCCTAGAGGTGCTGTGGATACCGTCTATGTTTGCAACAAGTGCCTAGCTGAAAAGGTCGAGCCGGTGGTGTCTCCACAGAAAAAGGCAGCATCAAAGAAGAGCTCTCAGAAAAAGAGCTCTCCgaaaaagaagcagaagaagcaactACGAAAGAGTTTAAGGAGAAGAAAACAGATAGTTATCAACCTCAAGAAGAAAACCAGCCAGAAGAATGGCAAGCCTGGCCGGCCTAGAAAGAATCCGTTGAGTGTGTCAAAGAATAAATCACAAAAGATGTCTGACAGTCAACCATCAAACGAAGCCAAGAATGAACCGGTGAAACGCATATCAAAAAGGTTATATGATAAGTACATGAAAGGCAACTCAGGTAAATCCGAGCATACAACAAGCTGTCGTAAGAAGAAGAGGACAGCTTCGCATTACTCGTACTGGTTAGATGGTCTTCGATGGACACAGAACACAGCTGATGAACAGGCAACCAGTTTTAGGAAAGCAAGAATTGTTTTTCCATCTGAAGATCTgaagatttcagaaaccagtccaGTATGCTGTCTTTGTAAGAAATGCTACAGTGGAGATGCTATTTATATTGCTTGTGAGAATTGTGAAGGTAAGATATGTTTACTTTGATGGTAATGTTTAAAAAGAGAAGGGTTTACTTCATGCTATGTATCTCCGTGATCTTCAAACAAACTTATAATTGTTCACTTTGACAATTGCATGGGCCAAAAACTCTTCATTATCATTTGTTTTAGCCCTGGCCCTTACAAGTGAGCAACAGTTGACCATTCAATATTTGTCGTGATCCTCTTAGAACAGTAATTATTACTTTCTTTTCCCATGGATTATGTCCTAAGCTATGTAACATATATCTTTTCCTAAGCTAACATTACTTTTGTCTTGGCAAGACAAACAATTGTTTTTGGAATTTGGCTGTGTAATTTCATTCACTTCAATTGCTCCTCATGCCATGGGAAGCTGT is a window of Triticum dicoccoides isolate Atlit2015 ecotype Zavitan chromosome 2B, WEW_v2.0, whole genome shotgun sequence DNA encoding:
- the LOC119362597 gene encoding DDT domain-containing protein PTM-like, with translation MADLVGRAVRKAFPGFGVFSGVVESYDAEAGYFRVLYEDGDSEEIDGDEMGSILVGAPMPPQPETPGGSAGKRPKKRRRGDGESPQGDVSVVAEAVDGDGLANGPVPVLATPAKGGGGGGENGESMAETAGKKRKVGPSPVRRSARQAKAAALAAEMEAAANVAAAAEAAETSSAEDVAPDPIAATPQQSGRKRQRANGSGRSRAVARDLEDAALDRLLQKPNLPPSSQGLNLEGLPVMDVFQVYSCLRSFSKQLFLSPFALETFVAALRCKHVNPLIDWVHFALLRSLKNHLQDLAHEGDPPAIHCIRNLNWELLDLATWPIYLAEYLLTRGSELRYGMKLTDLKLLDTEYYWQPATVKLELLRSLCDDVIEIEAIRAELGLRMSEFDGNDEGSRATGSRRKKRGSSVMALADSSQPPEGSDDMDDGNSDECYLCGMDGNLLCCDGCPSAFHSKCVGVVEDLLPEGEWHCPECSMQKYNGSRNMAKLVRGAEVLGSDPHGRLYFGTCGYLLVVDSCDPDSPCHYYGQMDLHSLITVLTPCHPSYNPILNVISLFRGIATETSNINGRYENSKECSTSDHETDHRQSSLKQPSEHVQYTVEKHGSQQLDTGKICTSNSDQDASHQSYTLRRASISQNGNETTANEKPNQTPQPNASGANKDSCSSKQDDVGLHVNGLSAEDQKDASPQKEASNCCLRSGNAMYINYYSFGQIAASAAGELKDKLLENEEGKKHGPDAVSFRLKTICKKYVNVFALTDQKLSVDLLKEKCGWCNSCQISGGSDCIFRFTDGKCMESTKPCAVGPLSEKNKESHIVLATHSMLSIEKRLNGLLSGPWQNPQYSMYWRKAVLMASDVSSLKQPLLTLESSLRRVAFSGEWQKPADSVEVVGSAAHILVRTSNKSAGYAIARKPGRKPLAIELKVDFRDVGVYWWRGGTLSRQVFHWKRLPQSLACKSARQAGRKKIPTIVYPDGSQFARRSKYIAWRATVEMAQNVSQLILQIKELELNIKWTEILSTLSSAIATKETQKIARFFKKVIIRRKRIEATNVEYLLDFGKRENIPPVVAKHGVKFEEPSSERNRYWLSESHVPLSLLRAYEAKAINRSLKKKDSEDSSPKKKKDTNDRSRRKKKDTDDLSKMSDFSPEKPKRSRSVFDDLLEKAQKVEEAQKLEEAQNLLEKAQKLPSKLCGQCFKTVTAREAVNCKYCEALFHRKHFNVPRGAVDTVYVCNKCLAEKVEPVVSPQKKAASKKSSQKKSSPKKKQKKQLRKSLRRRKQIVINLKKKTSQKNGKPGRPRKNPLSVSKNKSQKMSDSQPSNEAKNEPVKRISKRLYDKYMKGNSGKSEHTTSCRKKKRTASHYSYWLDGLRWTQNTADEQATSFRKARIVFPSEDLKISETSPVCCLCKKCYSGDAIYIACENCEDWFHGDIYSITIENANNLIGFKCHACRLRAVPVCPYAQADAILKDQSDREEAIDRSIEDKDSNCSKDLFTSNDLKVLHGHNIEELQSHSIEERVPDSICLEVLEDYNDLKESGSHSTEREPGSHSTEKEPGSHSTEKELDDCNGLKELESHNNMEELDSHSTEKELDDCNGLKEPESHNNMEELDSHSTEKELDDCNGLKEPESHNNMEELDSHITERSPHDHNNLNELDNHWGEKKLDDCNCLSELGNHNNVIDLNENSPEELGCTEDSKFSAGETQCLKELDKLKDLDNLNSKKELGNYNRLDKLDHHSSLKELENHSSVEELDSHDYPKELDDQNRLNDLGNHKNLKELHSAQNGQVTAVTHTDGLIDEQFNTRISNKEAMIMTSESDLVKESIALQSNGSSVDNVVPAELEMDIQVPLSLLTL